The Candidatus Neomarinimicrobiota bacterium nucleotide sequence GGTGGCCTCAGCATTGATGCCATTCTGCATCACTATGGATCGGGCAAGGTGAAAGAGTATTCACTGGAAGCAGAGCTCTTCCCCTCCGATAAGGGTAGACCATCGATTCTGCATCTCAAGAAGTCGTTCAGTCTGGATCTAGAGGACACGCTTCGTCTGAGCGCCGCCGTATCCGCGCCTCATCACTGGTCGGCTGAGAAGCCTTACCTGTATACCTTGATACTTAAAGTACTCGATACGCAGGGTGAGGTTATAGAAGCCATACGTGAGCGGGTGGGTTTTCGGCGCTTGGAGATAAAGAACGGGCAGATGCACGTGAACGGCGTCGCCATTGATATCAAGGGGGTAAACCGCCACGAACATGACCCCAGGTACGGGCGTGCGGTGCCGCGGGAGGTGATGATCAAAGATATAACGCTTATGAAGCAATTCAACATTAACGCCGTCAGGACATCCCATTATCCAAACGATCCCGAGTGGTATTCACTCTGCGACGAATACGGCATATATGTTCAGGATGAAGTCAATGCGGAATGCCATTATGCCGAAGACTGGTTTGCTGACCAACCGGAATGGGTGGACGCCTATCTTGACCGCTTTTCCCGCATGATTCAACGCGATAAGAACCGTCCCTGTGTCATTATGTGGAGCACAGGCAATGAATGCGGTTTGGGCATGGCTCATTACGCCATGGCCGAATTCGCGGAAAAGAATGATACGACACGGTTTTTATATCACCAGTCTAATAGGCCACCGGGGGAGGCCCCTTATGTAGATATAATCGGTCCGAGATACCTGAGCCCATCCGAGCTGCAACAGCTGGGCGAGTCGCCTGGTAAACCGGTCGTGATGGGCGAATACAGTCATGCCATGGGCAATAGTGTCGGTCATCTCGATGAGTTCTGGGAGGCCATCCATTATTATCCTCGCCTCCAGGGGGGCTACATCTGGGACTGGGTGGATCAGGGGCTCACGGACACTTTGATCACCACCCCGGATCTCTCGGCACTCCAGGTTCGTTCGGCGCTTATGGGTCGCCCGCAGATCGTAGCAGGTAAGCTTGGCAAGGCATTGGCACTAAGTGGCCTGGATGACTGGGTTGAGGTGTATAACGATCCCGTCTTTGATCAGGTTGGCGACCAGCTCACCCTGGATGCCTGGGTATATCCACGGCTGTGGTTTAACGGCAATCCCATCATAACTAAAGGAAGTGAGCAATACGGTCTCATTCAATCAGACCTCGACAGCCTGGAGTTTTATGTGCATCTCAACCGACACATAAGGGTTAAAGCATCCTTGCCGGAAGATTGGTATTACAAATGGCACCACGTGGCCGGTGTTTATGATGGTCAGATGGTCCGGATCTACATCGATGGGGAAAAGCGCGCTTCCAGATCTGCCGAAGGGTTGATAAAGCGGAGCATATATCCGGTTAATATTGGAAGGGATGCTCAGCGACAGACTGATCAATTCCCGGGCTGGCTGGCGAATATGATCGTTGATCGGGTCCGGATCCACGGCGCGGCTTTAAACAGCGATGACCTGCTCGCATTGGAGGGGCCGGTCTCGTCCACTTTGCTATGGCTGGAATTAGACCGGTATGAACGATCTGGAGCCTATTTCAGCTATGGCATAAGTCCTTTCTGCATCAACGGGCTGGTCTTTGCTGATCGTGAGGTGCAACCTGAATTGTGGCAAGTCAGAAGGAGTTACGCCCCTGTGCGAGTAATGCCCATAGATTTAAATAGCGGGCGTGTTAAGGTCATGAATTATTATGATTTCACAGACTTATCCGAGCTGGAGTGTATCTGGGAGATAACAAGAAATGGTGAGATCATCGAGAATGGTTCTTTGCCCCTCTCCCTAGCTCCCAGGTCTGATAAAATCATACCTCTCCCTTATCGTTTACCATCGCCTGAGACTGATGCGGAATATTTCCTTAAAGTGGCATTCCGGCTCAAAGAGCCAATCTCCTGGGCACCGATGGATCATGAGGTTGCCTTTGATCAATTCAAACTGCCGATACTTCTATCCCGCCCGCAGTCCCGATCATCGTCACCCCTTGCAGTAAAAGAAGTAGGGAATCAGATTCGGGTTGAAGGCGATGATTTCACCTATCTTTTCGACCGAGATGCAGGCACGCTGGTATCCATGAAGGTGCGCGATCGTGAATTATTCCAGCAAGGACCAAGGCTCAATCTCTGGCGAGCACCGATCCCGAACGAGATGTCCGACTGGGGAGAGGCTGAAGCGCTTGACTGGTATGCAATAGGGCTCGATGGCCGGGATGAGCGCGTCGAAGAAGTGCGGGTTGAGCGGCCGGCACGCGAAAAGGTGGTGATCACTTGCAAGACACGCTGCAAGGCGAGCGACCTTATAACAGGTTATGAAAATCGCTACCGATATACCGTGAATGGTGCGGGGGAGATCATCCTCGAGCACCAGGCCACTCCTTTCGGAGATTTCTTGATCCGCTGGCTGCCGCGGTTCGGAATTCAGATGCACCTGCCCGATAGATATAAGCGGATCACCTGGTTCGGCCGCGGTCCTTTCGAAACGTATCCTGACCGGAAAACCGGAGCCGAAATTGGTGTGTATACAGGTACACTGGCCGAGCAGTATGTACCGTATGTTGTCCCCCAGGATCATGGAAATAAGACCGATGTCAGGTGGATAAAACTTGAGGATAGTGACGGCTTCGGATTAATGATCACGGCTGATTCCGTTATGAACGTAAGCGCCACTCCGTATGATAATCTTGATCGCGCCCGGTACGCCTTCCAGCTTCATGAGGCTGGCTCGGTAATTCTAAACATTGACCATAGAATTACCGGTGTAGGCGGCACACCGGTCCCCACTCGCCCTCGATACCGCACTTATCCCCAGGAATACTCCTATTCGATTACACTTAAACCCATCTCAGGTGGTGCAGACTGATAAGAATTTATATAATCCTTTTACAAACTGATATAGCAGTATTTATGCCTTTGAGCCCCGGTCAAATACTGCGTAGGCATTTTTCGGGCTTTCCTCGCTGGAAGGAAGAGATGGTGTCTGTATCCAAATTGTATCCCAAATCAGCACATTATTCCCTAGATCTACATGTGTTTCCCCGAGCAGTATCTCGCGCAGATCTTTAGCGGCACAGACCAGGAATCCCTTTCAAAGCTCACCAAGCATGTCCTGGGGGCGGGGAAGGGGCTAGCCTTTCAGGCCTGAAAACGGCTGATTTGCAGATCCGGGTTGAATACGCGACCAGGGCTACCAACAGCTGACCCGCAAACTGCTTGTCAGATGCTCAACTTGGCAACCGAGGTTTCCTTGGACCATCCAATCTTTCTTCTCCCGGGTGTCCCTTTCCATCTCACTATCAGCCATAATTCCCATCACATCGTGCCTGCGGAACTATTGAATAAATATCAGTAAAACATTAGATTTCAGTAGATATTATATATTATCTGAGGGTCATATCTGATCTTCTTGAAGGGAGTTATTAGTGATCCGGGCAATATACGGTTGCCCTAACCTGTTATTATACTCGAGCCCCATCCTCCGGACTCACAACGGAATTTCACACCTAAAATCCGTCTTCCTTTCATCCTCTCCCGTTCTCCAAGTGTTATCGGAGGTCTGCCCATGAAGACAGCTGGCATCCAGTTCCTACTCTGGTTCCTTTGTTTTACGGCGATACTCTGTGCTCAGCGGAATGAATCGCTCGCAGTCCTGGATCTGGAAGGCCGCGGCATCTCGGCCGCCGAAACTGCATCCTTAACCGACCGGCTGCGATCCGAGCTGGTCAAGACGGCGGAGGTGACGGTCGTTGAGCGGGGGCAGATGAACCGGATCCTGACGGAGCAGGACTTCCAGCTCACCGGCTGCACCTCGGACGAATGCGCCGTGGAAGTGGGCCAGCTGCTGGGTGTCTCGCAGATGGTCGCCGGCTCCATCGGCAAGCTGGGCAACACCTATCTGCTGGATATCCGCATCATCAACGTGCAGACCGGCGCTATCGTCGAGACCATGACCCGCAACTACCGCGGCGAGATCGACGGCCTCATCGAACAGATCGAGTCCCTGGCCTGGGACATCGTAGGCAAGCCGAGACTGGAAGAGATCACACTAATGGAGGAAGAGCCCGAGCCGGTTCCTGAGCCCGAAGAGGTGGCCCAACCGAAGAAGAAGTCACGCTGGCTGCTCTACGTGGCCGGGGCTGCTATCCTCGGCGGTGGGGCGGCGTACCTGCTCACGAGCGGTGGCGCGGCACCACCCGTATCAGATATCCCTCTGCCACCCCAACTGCCGCCGGTGGAGTGAAGGGAGAGTGTAGATGGAGGTCGAAATAAAAAAATCATCCTGCCCGGTCCTGATGCTATGCTTCGCCATGCTAATACCGCACCTTGGCCTGGCCCAATCCTGGATTAGTTCTACTTCTCCATCGCGCAACGCACTCAATAGCGACAAGTCCACAAATATCAATATTGAATTCTCTCAGGATATTAATTCAGCTACGCTTACAAATTCTACGATCAAAGTGAATGGCTCACAGAGTGGCCTGCACACCAGTACCGATATCAACTATAATGCTGGTACAAGAATAGTGGTTTTCAATCCTGACACTGATTTCAAAGTTGGTGAGTTTGTATCTGTAACACTTACTACAGGAATAAAGAACTCCGGTGGAAGCTCGATGACGACGCCTTACATCTGGACGTTTGCGATAGGGACAACTGCTGGAACAGGGATGTTTGGAAGTGCGGGAAGTGTAAGTGTTGGAGATCTACCCAAGTCGATTGCCACAAATGATTATGATGGAGACGGGGACCTGGACATGGCTATTGCCAATTGGTCTTCACATAACGTCTCGATTGTAATGAATGATGGCAATGGAAATTTCACCGTTAACTCAACAATAAATGTAGGGAATTACCCAACATCAATAATAGCAGCGGATTTCGATGCCGACGGAGACGCAGATTTGTCGGTCTTGAATAATGGCTCGAAAACAGTATCCATTCTGAAAAATAATGGGAGTGGTACATTTTCTCAATTTTCATCGGCTAACACTGGTTCGGCAGGAGGCAACAGCCTGGCTAATGGAGATTTTGATGGAGATGGGGATTTAGATTTAGTTGTGGTTGAGACTTCTTCCACTGAAGCTGAATCCATAATTCTTCGTAACGATGGTATCGGTAACTTCGCTTTAGAACAAACCCTCCTGTTTAGCACGAGACTCTTTTCCGCCACCCCAGGTGATTTTGATGGGGATGCTGATCTAGATCTGGCCTTTTCACATAACGTCGCAACAGTGACAATTATGGTGAATAATGGGAGTGGTAATTTCACATTAGGCTCGACCCTTTCGGTGGGTGACGGCACTCGAGGAATTACCAATGGGGATATCGACAATGACGGCGATTTAGACATCTGTGTAGTAAATACCAACTCGAACACTGTCTCGATTCTCAAGAATGACGGGACTGGTACTTTCATTGAAGACTCAACGCCATCCGTCGGTGCTAGCCCTCAGGCCATAGCTATCGGAGATTTTGATAGCGATGGAGACTTGGATTTAGGGACAGCAAACTATGGATCGTCAACAGCCTCAATCCTGAAAAATGATGCGGCCGGGAATTTCACCCAAACACTAACAGCATCCATCGGAAATCAACAAAATTCAATAACCACCGGCGACTTCAATGATGACGGTGATCTCGATCTGGCAATCTCACATGCAGGCGCAGGAATTTCAATACTAGAGAATGATCAACCCCCCTTCACCGACCTGGGGCTGATCATTCCCGCCGTGCGCGACGGCGACGTGGCTTGGGCTGATTATGACAACGATGGCGACCTGGACTTCCTGATCACCGGCCACGATGGTACCAACCGCGTGACGGCACTCTACGCTTATACGGGGGCCGGATTCTCGGCCGTGTCGACCAACCTGCCGGCGGTGAACTACAGCATTGCGGTTTGGGGGGACTACGACGGTGATGGCGACCTGGACCTGTTCCTCTATGGAAATTCGGATGCGGGTGCGATCAATGATATCTACCGCAACGACGGCGGCGGGACGTTTACGCCCATCAGCGCCGGGCTGGCCGTTGAAACCTCCGGGTCGGCGGCTTGGGGAGACTTGGACAACGACGGCGACCTGGATCTGGTCTTGCATAACACCCTCTACCTGAATGAGAACGGGACCTTCTCGGTCTTCACGACTAACCTGACCAAGACAGTTTCCGTGAGTTTGGGTGACTACGATAACGACGGTGACCTGGATATCCTCCAGGGCGGTGTATGGGTCGGCAATACCACCGCCCTGTACCGCAACGACCTGAACGTTCTGGGCACCTTCACCCAGGTCAGTACCTCCATCACGCCACTGGGAGACGGTACGGTGGCCTGGGGCGACGTCGACAACGACGGTGACCTGGACGTATTGCTGGCTGGCTATAATGCCAACGACCGCACGGAGGTATGGCAGAACTCTGCGGGGGTGTTTACCTATGCCGCCGGGTTCCAGGAGATCGTGTACGGCGAAGGAGCTTGGGGTGACTATGATAATGACGGTGACCTGGATATCCTGACGACAGGCGCCTACGGTAGTGGGGCGTATACTGATATCTACCGCAACGACGCGGGTTCATTCACCAAGGCTGTTTCTTTAACGGGATTGCGGGAATCGGACATCGCCTGGGGCGACTACGACGGCGATGGAGACCTGGATATCCTTTCCAACGGGCAGGACGCCTCCAGCATCCGTCACTCCATCGTCTACCGCAACAACGCCACCACACCCAATACAGCCCCCACCGTGCCGGGCGGTATGAACGCGTCATTATCTGGCAGCCAGGTGGATTTCAGCTGGGGCAGTGCTACCGATACGGAGACGGCCACGCCCGGTCTAACCTACAATCTGCGGGTCGGTACAACACCAGGCGGCAGCCAGATCATGCCTGCCCAGGCGGACGCGGCTACCGGTTTCCGGCGGATTGCGGCCCTGGGCAATACCAACCACGATACCACCTGGACCCTCTATGACCTGCCTGATGGTACTTACTATTGGTCGGTGCAGGCGGTGGATGCAGGCTTCGCCGGTTCGGCCTTTGCCTCGGAACAGACATTCTTGGTGGCTGTTCCCCCCGCCGCTCCCACCAACCTCGCCGCCACCCCCGGCAACCAGCAGATCACCCTTACATGGTCCGCCAACACCGAGCCGGACCTGAGCCACTACCTCGTCTACCAGGGCAGCACCAGCGGCTTCGATACCACCGGTGCGGGAGTGGGACAGACCAGCGACACCATCTTTACCGTCGCTAGCCTGAGCAACGGCACACCTATTGGTTCGTGGTAGCAGCAGTAGACAGTGCCGGGAACCAGGGCGCGGCTTCCAACGAAGTAAGCACCTCTCCTGTAGGTCTCGTCGCTTATTACCCCTTCAATGGCAACGCCGACGATGAAAGCGGGAATGGACACAACGGAACCATTTCAGGTCCTAGCTTAACAACAGATCGATTTGGGAATGCAAACAGCGCATACCAGTTTGTTGGAATAGATGGGGTAACTGAAGACCACCGGATAGATATTGGTGTTGCCTCTACCATTGTGCCGGAGGGTTCGGATTTAACCTATGCGAGCTGGATAAAATCGTCAGGGATGACGGGAGTTCATACTGTAGTAAATACAGAAACGGGCGAGCCAAAAGGATTTGGACTGTGGTATGACCCTGGTGTTGGAGGCGTATTTACAGCATTTATCAGCGATGGTACTTTTCCGATACTCAGGATTGATACAAGCTTGGTTCCAACAGGCAAATGGAATTATGTGGTTATGACTTGGTCGTCCGCAGATAGTCTTCGTCTATATATCAATGGTGCATTGGAAGGCACGGCATATAAGTCCCAATGGACTTACGGCACTGACTATACTGCTCACATATTCATTGGCGGCGCTATGATGGGAGTATCAGGTGCACAAAACTCATTTAACGGGACACTAGATGATGTTCGCATATACACGAAAGTTTTGACCTCATCGGAAATACGCAATCTTTACCTGGGAGGCCCACCCTTGGCCCCCACCAACCTCATCGCCGCCCCCGGCGACCAGCAGGTGAGTCTCACCTGGGACGCGAACACTGAGGCGGACCTAGCTAAGTACCGCATCTATCGGGACACCGCCTCACCTGCCTCTACTCTCATCGACAGCGTGGTCGGCTCCCCGCCGGATACCTTCTACACTGACACCGGCCTGAGCAACGGGCAGGAGTATTTCTACCGCATCTCGGCAGTGGATGAAGCGGGGAACGCGAGCGGGTATTCGAGTGAAGATAGTGCTACGCCCGTAGATGTGACACCACCCCCCTTCCCGCCGCCTGCCAGTCTCATCGCCACCGATGGCACCGTGAAGAACTTCCAGAAAATCAGTGACACCGCAGGCGATTTCACAGCCACTCTGGATGATGATGACCAATTTGGCGTTTCGGTAGCCGCCCTGGGCGACCTGGACGGTGACGGGGTCACCGACCTGGCTGTAGGAGCCTATGCGGATGACGACGGCGGGATTGGCCGGGGGGCCGTGTACGTACTTTTCATGCAGACCAATGGGACCGTGAAGTCGTGCCAGAAGATCAGCGACACGGAGGGCAGCTTCACCGCCGTGCTGGATGATGTTGACGGCTTCGGCGTCTCGCTGGTGGCCATAGGTGACCTGGACGGTGACGGCGTCACTGACCTGGCTGTGGGAGCTTGTTATGATGACGACGGCGGGACTAGTCACGGAGCAGTGTATGTACTTTTCATGCAGGCGGATGGCACGGTGAAGACTTTCCAGAAGATCAGCGCTACGGAGGGCAGCTTCACCGCCACTCTGGATGACTTAGACTACTTCGGCGTCTCGGTAGCCTGCCTGGGCGATCTGGACGGTGATGGAGTCACGGACCTGGCCGTGGGAGCCCATCATGATGACGACGGCGGGGCTGATCACGGAGCAGTATACATACTGTTCATGAACACCGATGGGACGGTGAAGTCTTTCCAGAAGATTAGTGACACGGCCGGCAACTTCACCGCCACGTTGAATGTTTTAGACTCATTCGGCGCCTCGGTTACCGGCCTGGGTGACCTGGACGGTGATGAGGTGATGGACCTGGCTGTTGGAGCCTATGCGGATGACGACGGTGGTATTTATCGCGGAGCGGCGTACGT carries:
- a CDS encoding CsgG/HfaB family protein, which gives rise to MKTAGIQFLLWFLCFTAILCAQRNESLAVLDLEGRGISAAETASLTDRLRSELVKTAEVTVVERGQMNRILTEQDFQLTGCTSDECAVEVGQLLGVSQMVAGSIGKLGNTYLLDIRIINVQTGAIVETMTRNYRGEIDGLIEQIESLAWDIVGKPRLEEITLMEEEPEPVPEPEEVAQPKKKSRWLLYVAGAAILGGGAAYLLTSGGAAPPVSDIPLPPQLPPVE
- a CDS encoding glycoside hydrolase family 2 TIM barrel-domain containing protein — protein: MATDRYHNRRMALRFGIAAFGLVVLTGCLPPWQKKIDWNRYIENPQMFAENQEPTHVPLIPFPDVRTALNGDWEASPWYLSLNGTWKFGWFKNPLEVPSDFYRKSFKASEWGNIRVPGVWQTQGYGHNMYRNVPQALAPFDPPFVPDSLNPTGCYLRPFVISESWEGRRIFLHFEGMKSAAFVYLNGEYVGYDQGGMTPAEFDVTEYVRTGSNLLAVAVVRWSDGSYLEDQDMWRFAGIYRDVYLFAAPKVHLRDFFVQATLDSACIDGGLSIDAILHHYGSGKVKEYSLEAELFPSDKGRPSILHLKKSFSLDLEDTLRLSAAVSAPHHWSAEKPYLYTLILKVLDTQGEVIEAIRERVGFRRLEIKNGQMHVNGVAIDIKGVNRHEHDPRYGRAVPREVMIKDITLMKQFNINAVRTSHYPNDPEWYSLCDEYGIYVQDEVNAECHYAEDWFADQPEWVDAYLDRFSRMIQRDKNRPCVIMWSTGNECGLGMAHYAMAEFAEKNDTTRFLYHQSNRPPGEAPYVDIIGPRYLSPSELQQLGESPGKPVVMGEYSHAMGNSVGHLDEFWEAIHYYPRLQGGYIWDWVDQGLTDTLITTPDLSALQVRSALMGRPQIVAGKLGKALALSGLDDWVEVYNDPVFDQVGDQLTLDAWVYPRLWFNGNPIITKGSEQYGLIQSDLDSLEFYVHLNRHIRVKASLPEDWYYKWHHVAGVYDGQMVRIYIDGEKRASRSAEGLIKRSIYPVNIGRDAQRQTDQFPGWLANMIVDRVRIHGAALNSDDLLALEGPVSSTLLWLELDRYERSGAYFSYGISPFCINGLVFADREVQPELWQVRRSYAPVRVMPIDLNSGRVKVMNYYDFTDLSELECIWEITRNGEIIENGSLPLSLAPRSDKIIPLPYRLPSPETDAEYFLKVAFRLKEPISWAPMDHEVAFDQFKLPILLSRPQSRSSSPLAVKEVGNQIRVEGDDFTYLFDRDAGTLVSMKVRDRELFQQGPRLNLWRAPIPNEMSDWGEAEALDWYAIGLDGRDERVEEVRVERPAREKVVITCKTRCKASDLITGYENRYRYTVNGAGEIILEHQATPFGDFLIRWLPRFGIQMHLPDRYKRITWFGRGPFETYPDRKTGAEIGVYTGTLAEQYVPYVVPQDHGNKTDVRWIKLEDSDGFGLMITADSVMNVSATPYDNLDRARYAFQLHEAGSVILNIDHRITGVGGTPVPTRPRYRTYPQEYSYSITLKPISGGAD
- a CDS encoding beta strand repeat-containing protein, which encodes MLIPHLGLAQSWISSTSPSRNALNSDKSTNINIEFSQDINSATLTNSTIKVNGSQSGLHTSTDINYNAGTRIVVFNPDTDFKVGEFVSVTLTTGIKNSGGSSMTTPYIWTFAIGTTAGTGMFGSAGSVSVGDLPKSIATNDYDGDGDLDMAIANWSSHNVSIVMNDGNGNFTVNSTINVGNYPTSIIAADFDADGDADLSVLNNGSKTVSILKNNGSGTFSQFSSANTGSAGGNSLANGDFDGDGDLDLVVVETSSTEAESIILRNDGIGNFALEQTLLFSTRLFSATPGDFDGDADLDLAFSHNVATVTIMVNNGSGNFTLGSTLSVGDGTRGITNGDIDNDGDLDICVVNTNSNTVSILKNDGTGTFIEDSTPSVGASPQAIAIGDFDSDGDLDLGTANYGSSTASILKNDAAGNFTQTLTASIGNQQNSITTGDFNDDGDLDLAISHAGAGISILENDQPPFTDLGLIIPAVRDGDVAWADYDNDGDLDFLITGHDGTNRVTALYAYTGAGFSAVSTNLPAVNYSIAVWGDYDGDGDLDLFLYGNSDAGAINDIYRNDGGGTFTPISAGLAVETSGSAAWGDLDNDGDLDLVLHNTLYLNENGTFSVFTTNLTKTVSVSLGDYDNDGDLDILQGGVWVGNTTALYRNDLNVLGTFTQVSTSITPLGDGTVAWGDVDNDGDLDVLLAGYNANDRTEVWQNSAGVFTYAAGFQEIVYGEGAWGDYDNDGDLDILTTGAYGSGAYTDIYRNDAGSFTKAVSLTGLRESDIAWGDYDGDGDLDILSNGQDASSIRHSIVYRNNATTPNTAPTVPGGMNASLSGSQVDFSWGSATDTETATPGLTYNLRVGTTPGGSQIMPAQADAATGFRRIAALGNTNHDTTWTLYDLPDGTYYWSVQAVDAGFAGSAFASEQTFLVAVPPAAPTNLAATPGNQQITLTWSANTEPDLSHYLVYQGSTSGFDTTGAGVGQTSDTIFTVASLSNGTPIGSW